The Rhodocytophaga rosea genome has a segment encoding these proteins:
- a CDS encoding FecR family protein: MAKDYSEYSVEDFAADRFFEQWVNHPNAATNQFWETWLAQHPQKKPIVEEARELVLLMGFKTTVLEEHRVEDIFKRITHTIQEEPFIKPEKVNSHRSFIHNRLVKMAAVWIGIIMIAGFLLYTFKFNATIIYTTGYRETKTITLPDQSVVTLNANSRLELADKWTDTQNREVRLEGEAFFSVVHTANHQKFIVITSEDASIEVLGTTFNVNNRRGNTRVVLSSGKVKLNLESNNQVKNVIMQPGQLVEISDKEEIITNRIVQPEAYTAWQNNILTFDDTPLWQIAQTLEDNYGLKVDIQDSTLLNRRYTGSTPADKVDILLSKLSKIFDARVTRNENSVMLKSNEK; the protein is encoded by the coding sequence ATGGCTAAAGATTACTCAGAGTATTCAGTAGAAGATTTTGCTGCTGATCGTTTTTTTGAACAATGGGTAAACCATCCCAATGCAGCTACCAATCAATTCTGGGAAACATGGCTGGCACAACATCCCCAAAAAAAACCTATTGTAGAAGAAGCCAGAGAACTGGTATTGCTGATGGGATTCAAGACTACGGTTTTAGAGGAACACCGGGTAGAAGATATTTTTAAACGGATTACTCATACCATTCAGGAAGAACCCTTTATCAAGCCTGAAAAAGTTAATTCTCACAGAAGCTTCATTCATAATCGCTTGGTCAAGATGGCCGCTGTATGGATTGGGATAATCATGATTGCAGGTTTTTTACTCTATACTTTTAAGTTTAACGCTACCATTATCTATACTACTGGCTATAGAGAAACCAAGACGATAACCTTGCCAGATCAGTCGGTAGTCACACTAAATGCAAACTCCAGGCTTGAATTAGCTGATAAATGGACTGATACACAAAACAGGGAAGTTCGCCTGGAAGGGGAGGCCTTTTTCTCGGTGGTACATACAGCCAATCACCAGAAGTTTATTGTCATTACCTCAGAGGATGCCAGTATAGAAGTACTCGGCACTACATTCAATGTAAATAACCGCCGGGGTAATACCAGAGTAGTGTTGAGTTCGGGCAAAGTTAAACTCAACCTGGAAAGCAATAACCAGGTCAAGAATGTGATTATGCAACCAGGGCAGCTGGTAGAAATTTCTGACAAAGAAGAAATCATTACCAACCGGATTGTACAGCCAGAAGCCTATACCGCCTGGCAAAATAATATCCTCACTTTTGATGATACGCCCCTCTGGCAAATTGCACAAACGCTGGAAGATAATTACGGCCTTAAGGTAGACATACAGGATTCAACCTTGCTGAACAGACGATATACAGGTTCTACGCCTGCTGATAAAGTAGACATTCTTTTATCTAAACTCTCCAAAATTTTTGATGCCAGGGTGACCAGAAATGAGAATAGCGTAATGCTGAAAAGCAATGAAAAATAA
- a CDS encoding RNA polymerase sigma factor gives MAAHTLKDIHSLHVTISQLLQQAGWKTDDPSQVSLTLPLVTYIQSSESGLYDYCLYRENGQVLAIIEVQFTCKDLEIGEYKAVEYINQLEKKQPFRPFAYQSNGQEIFIWNDAKRCMQRVDVFFCRQLLEDMLQTSMAENKYLLNSKITEGITEDRKIWEDFKKGDYTAFTSIYKKHIQPLYNFGSKITSDRALVEDCIHDLFVELWKSRQNLCEVNSIKYYLFKSLKRKLIRSLGKKSAQHYLVEDYNFEFVFSHEFALITSQITQEQEKNLAAALRTLSDRQREAIFLRFYEGFSYEEIASVMSITVKTAYNFVYMALSELRKNLVHLIPVLLMLHHFSTSISSFLPLLF, from the coding sequence ATGGCTGCACATACACTAAAGGATATACATTCCCTACATGTTACGATTAGTCAGCTGTTGCAGCAGGCAGGATGGAAAACGGATGATCCCTCTCAGGTATCGCTTACACTCCCTTTAGTTACCTATATTCAATCTTCAGAGTCCGGTTTATATGATTATTGCCTCTACCGGGAGAATGGACAAGTATTAGCTATTATCGAAGTTCAGTTTACCTGCAAGGACTTAGAGATTGGAGAATACAAAGCAGTAGAGTATATCAATCAGCTTGAAAAAAAACAGCCTTTCCGTCCATTTGCCTATCAGAGCAATGGGCAGGAAATCTTTATTTGGAATGATGCTAAAAGGTGTATGCAACGGGTGGATGTATTTTTTTGCCGCCAGCTTCTGGAAGACATGCTCCAAACCTCTATGGCTGAAAACAAGTACTTACTGAATAGTAAAATAACAGAAGGGATAACTGAAGATAGGAAAATATGGGAGGATTTTAAAAAAGGAGATTATACAGCCTTTACCAGTATTTATAAAAAACATATTCAGCCCCTATATAATTTTGGCAGCAAAATCACGTCCGATCGGGCACTTGTAGAAGATTGTATACATGATTTATTTGTAGAACTCTGGAAAAGCCGGCAAAATCTGTGTGAAGTGAATTCTATCAAGTATTATCTTTTTAAATCCTTGAAACGGAAGCTCATCCGTTCGTTAGGAAAAAAATCTGCACAACACTATCTTGTTGAAGACTATAATTTTGAGTTTGTTTTTTCCCACGAATTTGCCCTTATCACCAGTCAGATTACCCAGGAGCAAGAAAAAAACCTGGCAGCCGCCTTACGTACCCTTTCAGATAGGCAACGGGAAGCCATCTTTTTACGGTTTTATGAAGGTTTTTCCTACGAAGAAATTGCTTCGGTGATGTCCATTACAGTGAAAACTGCCTATAATTTTGTGTACATGGCGCTGTCTGAACTTCGTAAAAATCTTGTGCATCTGATTCCCGTTTTGTTGATGCTCCATCATTTTAGTACTTCTATTTCCTCTTTTCTCCCTCTCTTGTTCTGA
- a CDS encoding SusC/RagA family TonB-linked outer membrane protein yields the protein MSTHLTPARYSLSKKILLMWLIAISSIPLQSMAQELASYRAMPERKPGKQQLQDNKSLITVLSELSTHYKVKFDYEKQILEGKAVQKQPFTGNNLDKTLTEILQPLELTFEKFSENNYLIYSKKQRKEIKRIEKEPFSSSRNLFQFEALENLASVQLMSNHAAVLGISGKVTDDQGQNLPGVNVVIKGTSQGTTTDVDGKYSLNAPDGNGTLVFSYIGFTTEEVPINNRATIDVSLMPDIQSLSEVVVVGYGTQRKTDVTGSLASISVKEFEAQPVTRVDQILQGRATGVQVTNASGAPGGGVRIRVRGANSIFGDNNPLYVVDGYVGADFTTINPNDIESIQVLKDASSTAIYGSRGANGVVIITTKRGAKGGIKVNYNRQVSTSNVIGLYNTLSAGDFAQVVNERAAATGTSQVFTQNQVDEFRRTGGTDWQDEIFRTALGQEHQLGVSGGNEKTTFLISGNYLNQEGIIQNTDYQRYSIRSNIASQVSEKFSLRLNVTGSRLINHNTGILTGTSNPVVQALAWSPTTPVKDATGGYTMNDPLGSVGTNPVALINDRQIDQERSLGNIVGGARYEFIKGLALDVQLAVNYLNQQDKTFNGNFVSRNNPSAYRASTEQITLQSTNALSYKRTFNEVHTIDAVGVFETQQFTSNSFNATGNTLKDASLGYYNIGLAGSYAIGSGYSKWTLLSYLGRVNYSFKDKYLISGTLRRDGSSKFQKSNRYSVFPSIAVGWRVSEEPFLKNLNVFNNFKIRGSWGLTGSQAINSYATQSTYNTSPLVAFNNTGASSGIMLGNPGNPKLKWETTEQFNIGAEMEFLKGRITLEGDYFVKNTTDLLLNQPLPGYVGGGNIAQNLGEIQNKGWEFSLGATVLEVGDFNWTSAFNISNVKNTVVSIGGIADKLFTNTNVGAGMSTQSEYVYAPGQALGAYWGLKYLGTWKPGQADEASRYGEKTGDSRYQDLNDDGAINTQDFQIIGSGIPRTSAGWNNTFTYKGLTLNIFFQGIFGVDKLNYTRAAAIAGSADARQPILEDIKNRYIPGVNETSDIPAFSITNRVYTQSTRFMEKGDFVRLKNISLSYNLPSSWIRNVGTIRVFVSGTNLITITKYKGIDPESSSVNGSDTALGIDYGAYPNSKIYTAGLNLTF from the coding sequence ATGAGCACACATTTAACACCTGCAAGGTACTCCTTGTCTAAAAAAATCCTGTTAATGTGGCTGATCGCTATCAGCAGCATCCCTTTACAATCCATGGCTCAGGAACTAGCTTCTTACAGAGCAATGCCCGAAAGAAAGCCGGGCAAACAACAGCTACAGGATAACAAGTCACTCATTACAGTCCTGTCTGAATTGTCTACCCACTATAAAGTCAAATTCGATTACGAAAAGCAGATTCTGGAAGGAAAAGCGGTACAAAAGCAGCCATTTACCGGCAATAATCTGGACAAAACACTTACAGAAATATTGCAGCCGCTGGAGCTTACTTTTGAAAAATTCAGCGAAAATAATTACTTGATTTATTCAAAAAAGCAGAGGAAAGAAATTAAAAGAATTGAGAAAGAACCTTTTTCCTCATCAAGAAACCTGTTCCAGTTTGAGGCATTAGAAAACCTGGCAAGTGTCCAATTAATGAGTAACCATGCAGCCGTGTTAGGCATAAGCGGAAAAGTTACGGACGACCAGGGACAGAATTTACCTGGTGTAAACGTAGTAATTAAAGGAACCAGCCAGGGTACAACTACCGATGTAGATGGCAAATATTCACTGAATGCGCCGGATGGAAATGGCACCCTGGTTTTCTCTTATATTGGCTTTACTACCGAAGAAGTGCCGATCAATAACCGGGCAACCATTGATGTGTCGCTCATGCCTGATATTCAATCGTTGAGCGAAGTGGTAGTGGTAGGTTATGGTACACAGCGGAAAACAGATGTAACTGGTTCTCTAGCTTCTATATCTGTAAAGGAATTTGAAGCCCAGCCTGTTACCCGTGTAGACCAGATTTTGCAGGGCAGGGCTACCGGCGTACAAGTAACCAATGCCAGTGGGGCTCCGGGAGGTGGCGTAAGAATCAGGGTAAGAGGAGCTAATTCCATTTTCGGAGACAACAACCCCTTATATGTAGTAGACGGCTATGTAGGCGCTGATTTTACTACGATCAATCCCAATGATATCGAATCTATTCAGGTGTTAAAAGATGCTTCATCTACGGCTATTTATGGAAGCCGGGGAGCCAATGGTGTCGTCATTATAACTACCAAACGAGGCGCAAAAGGTGGCATTAAGGTAAACTATAACAGACAGGTATCTACCTCAAACGTAATTGGCTTGTACAATACCTTAAGTGCCGGAGATTTTGCACAGGTAGTTAACGAACGTGCCGCAGCAACTGGTACTTCACAGGTTTTTACACAAAATCAGGTAGATGAATTCAGAAGAACTGGCGGCACCGACTGGCAAGACGAAATATTCAGGACAGCGCTTGGGCAAGAACACCAATTAGGTGTTTCGGGTGGAAATGAAAAAACAACGTTTCTTATCTCTGGCAACTATCTTAATCAGGAAGGGATCATTCAAAATACAGATTACCAGCGGTATTCCATCCGGTCGAACATCGCTTCCCAGGTATCCGAAAAATTTTCGTTGCGGCTGAATGTAACAGGCTCCCGATTGATCAATCATAATACTGGCATCCTGACAGGTACAAGTAATCCAGTGGTGCAGGCATTGGCCTGGTCTCCGACTACGCCAGTGAAGGATGCAACCGGAGGATATACCATGAATGACCCGTTGGGTTCAGTAGGCACAAACCCCGTAGCACTTATCAATGACAGGCAAATTGATCAGGAACGTTCGCTTGGAAATATAGTAGGAGGGGCCAGGTATGAGTTTATTAAAGGACTAGCTTTAGATGTGCAGCTGGCTGTCAATTATTTAAATCAACAGGATAAAACATTTAATGGCAACTTTGTATCCAGAAATAACCCAAGTGCCTACCGGGCATCTACCGAACAGATCACCCTGCAAAGCACCAATGCCCTAAGCTACAAACGTACCTTTAATGAAGTGCATACCATTGATGCGGTAGGCGTATTTGAAACACAGCAGTTTACCAGCAATTCTTTCAATGCGACAGGGAATACCTTAAAAGATGCCTCCCTCGGCTATTATAATATTGGGTTAGCTGGTTCGTATGCCATAGGTTCAGGATATTCCAAATGGACATTGTTATCTTATTTAGGCCGGGTAAATTATTCATTCAAGGATAAATACTTAATTTCTGGTACGTTACGGAGAGATGGGTCTTCCAAATTTCAGAAAAGCAATAGATACAGCGTATTCCCATCTATTGCCGTAGGCTGGAGAGTATCCGAAGAGCCATTTTTAAAGAACCTGAATGTATTCAATAATTTCAAAATCAGAGGCAGCTGGGGTTTAACCGGAAGCCAGGCGATCAACTCGTATGCAACCCAATCCACCTATAACACAAGTCCATTGGTTGCCTTTAACAATACAGGTGCTTCCAGTGGAATTATGCTGGGAAATCCTGGAAATCCTAAATTAAAGTGGGAAACCACCGAGCAATTCAATATTGGCGCAGAAATGGAATTCCTGAAGGGAAGAATCACCCTGGAAGGAGATTATTTTGTTAAAAATACCACTGACCTATTATTGAATCAGCCCTTACCCGGTTATGTAGGCGGAGGGAATATTGCCCAGAATCTGGGTGAAATTCAGAATAAAGGATGGGAGTTTTCTTTAGGAGCTACCGTGCTTGAAGTAGGAGATTTTAACTGGACAAGTGCCTTTAATATTTCCAATGTAAAAAATACCGTAGTGAGCATAGGAGGTATTGCAGATAAGCTCTTTACCAATACAAATGTAGGCGCTGGCATGTCTACCCAATCTGAATATGTGTATGCACCAGGACAAGCGCTGGGTGCGTATTGGGGCCTGAAATATCTGGGTACCTGGAAGCCCGGCCAGGCAGATGAAGCCTCCAGATACGGGGAGAAAACAGGTGATTCCAGATACCAGGATTTGAATGATGACGGAGCCATTAATACCCAGGATTTCCAGATCATAGGCAGTGGCATACCCAGAACTTCCGCAGGTTGGAACAATACGTTCACCTATAAAGGACTTACGCTCAATATATTTTTCCAGGGCATTTTTGGCGTGGATAAACTCAATTATACCAGAGCAGCGGCGATTGCAGGCTCTGCGGATGCCCGTCAGCCCATTCTGGAAGATATCAAAAACCGCTACATTCCAGGCGTAAATGAAACATCAGATATTCCTGCTTTCAGCATCACAAACAGGGTATATACCCAGTCTACCAGGTTTATGGAAAAAGGGGATTTTGTCCGATTAAAGAACATCAGCTTATCCTACAATCTGCCATCTTCATGGATTCGGAATGTAGGCACCATCCGGGTATTTGTAAGTGGCACCAATTTAATTACCATCACCAAATACAAAGGAATTGATCCTGAATCCAGCTCTGTAAATGGGTCTGATACGGCATTAGGTATCGATTATGGAGCTTATCCCAACTCAAAGATTTATACAGCAGGTCTCAATCTTACTTTTTAA
- a CDS encoding enolase C-terminal domain-like protein: MKKKEPSMENSRRDAMKTLGLGAATGLLGMFGGTSPAEARASKVQPSYAKGLPPLKITSVKAIATAPAGSNLIVVKVETSEPGLYGLGCATFTQRAFAVVTAIDKYLSEFCVGRDVDNIEDMWHSAYVSSYWRNGPVLNNALSGLDQALWDIKGKRANMPVYQLLGGKCRFGVDTYAHANGNTPEELADNVQKFMAEGFRHVRIQQGGYGAAHLAQKPDFKEAKFASESDVFMDQKTYLKSVPKMFEVVRKRCGEDVELLHDIHERVEPMDAINMIKKLEEYSPFFIEDPFSPENMKWFKTLRQTTSVPIAMGELFNNINEFKEPMAEQLFDYIRIHVSQIGGITPAMKVARLGEWFNVKTAWHGPGDVSPVGHSAHTHMDFATWNFGIQEAGRFNEKLQEVFPGCPTVKNGYMFVNEVPGIGVDINEKAAAKYPISTKSNWQVRKRDGTSIRP; the protein is encoded by the coding sequence ATGAAGAAAAAAGAACCATCAATGGAAAATAGCCGCCGGGATGCCATGAAAACCCTGGGCCTAGGAGCCGCAACAGGCCTATTGGGAATGTTTGGAGGAACTTCTCCTGCAGAAGCCCGTGCCAGCAAAGTACAGCCCTCCTATGCCAAAGGCTTGCCTCCCTTAAAAATTACAAGTGTAAAAGCAATTGCCACCGCACCGGCAGGTTCTAACTTAATTGTAGTAAAAGTAGAAACCTCTGAGCCAGGACTCTATGGGTTAGGTTGTGCCACCTTTACACAACGTGCTTTTGCCGTAGTAACAGCCATCGATAAATACCTGAGTGAATTTTGTGTAGGCCGGGATGTGGATAATATAGAAGACATGTGGCATTCGGCCTATGTGAGTTCGTACTGGAGGAATGGTCCGGTGTTGAATAATGCATTGAGTGGCCTGGATCAGGCACTGTGGGATATAAAAGGAAAACGGGCGAATATGCCGGTTTATCAGTTATTGGGGGGTAAATGCCGTTTCGGGGTAGATACTTATGCCCATGCAAATGGAAACACTCCCGAAGAACTGGCAGATAATGTGCAGAAATTTATGGCAGAAGGTTTCCGGCATGTACGGATTCAGCAAGGAGGCTATGGGGCGGCACACCTGGCACAAAAACCGGATTTTAAAGAAGCGAAATTTGCCAGTGAATCCGATGTATTTATGGACCAGAAAACCTATCTGAAATCAGTGCCTAAAATGTTCGAAGTGGTACGCAAACGGTGTGGGGAAGACGTAGAACTATTGCATGATATTCATGAACGGGTAGAACCGATGGATGCCATTAATATGATTAAGAAACTGGAAGAATATAGCCCCTTCTTTATTGAAGATCCTTTCTCTCCGGAAAATATGAAATGGTTTAAGACGCTTCGCCAGACCACTTCTGTACCCATTGCCATGGGAGAGTTGTTCAATAATATCAATGAGTTTAAAGAGCCGATGGCGGAGCAATTATTCGACTATATCCGCATACACGTTTCCCAGATCGGAGGCATTACCCCGGCTATGAAAGTAGCCAGGCTAGGAGAGTGGTTTAATGTAAAAACAGCCTGGCACGGACCAGGAGATGTTTCGCCGGTTGGGCATTCGGCTCATACGCATATGGACTTTGCTACCTGGAATTTTGGTATTCAGGAGGCTGGCAGATTTAACGAAAAGCTGCAGGAAGTATTCCCTGGTTGCCCGACTGTAAAAAATGGGTATATGTTTGTGAATGAGGTACCGGGAATTGGCGTAGATATAAACGAAAAGGCAGCTGCTAAGTATCCGATCAGTACAAAATCTAACTGGCAGGTGCGCAAGCGGGATGGTACTAGTATCCGGCCTTAA
- a CDS encoding outer membrane protein assembly factor BamB family protein: protein MKRSFYLFVMVWVGLINCTSQNQQKTTQDWPVYGGNNAGNRYSTLNQITLQNVSQLQVAWTYKAAEDSTENKTGRAMEIQCQPIVVQGVLYGTSPMLKLFALDAATGKQLWRFDPFKNKGPRYHSNRGVMYWEDGNDKRILYTAGPTLYAIHALTGEPITSFGTNGEVDLHEGLGENVAFEVKNLSVTATSPGVIYKDVLVLGSSVSEFGDAAPGHVRGFDVRTGKLRWIFHTIPQPGEVGYETWPPEAYKNIGGANAWSGMVLDEKRGIVYMGTGSASFDFYGGNRKGQNLFANCILALNAETGKRVWHFQTVHHDLWDRDLPCPPNLVTVTHNGRKIDAVAQATKDGLIFLLDRDTGKPLFPVEERPVSTADALPGEHPWPTQPFPLKPAPFSRQVFTEADITDISPEANAFVKERFRQTRSGNKYMPPSMEGTLIYGMGGGAEWGGNAADPEGILYQNSNEAVWDLRMVDIATRNKEITSMGKTLYQTNCVSCHGVDRKGSGQGYPSLVNIGNRLSKEEIQTTIKTGKGRMPAFAHLSGRDRNAIVSYLLNIENKSNSSPEHGQAPEVSAEKKAKFPYEPPFVNNGWVKFFDPNGYPAVKPPWGTLNAIDLNTGEYLWKVPLGEFPELAKKSILQTGTENYGGPVATAGGLLFIGGTKDEKFRAFDKKTGKVVWEYQLPAGGFATPITYQAAGKQYVVIAAGGVKNGHKPGGLYMAFALPSGK from the coding sequence ATGAAGAGGTCTTTTTACCTATTTGTAATGGTTTGGGTAGGGCTTATTAACTGCACTTCCCAAAATCAGCAAAAAACTACTCAGGATTGGCCAGTTTATGGTGGCAATAACGCCGGTAACCGGTATTCTACCCTCAACCAGATTACTCTCCAGAATGTATCTCAACTCCAGGTTGCCTGGACCTATAAGGCAGCTGAAGATTCTACAGAAAATAAAACCGGAAGAGCGATGGAGATTCAATGCCAGCCCATTGTGGTACAGGGTGTATTGTATGGAACTTCGCCTATGCTAAAATTATTTGCCTTGGATGCGGCTACCGGAAAACAGCTCTGGAGATTTGATCCCTTTAAAAATAAAGGACCCAGGTATCATTCTAACAGAGGAGTAATGTACTGGGAAGATGGAAATGATAAACGCATTCTTTACACAGCCGGTCCTACACTGTATGCCATCCATGCGCTGACGGGCGAACCTATTACCAGTTTTGGTACAAACGGTGAAGTGGATTTACATGAAGGCCTGGGGGAAAATGTAGCATTTGAAGTAAAAAATCTATCGGTAACTGCTACTTCTCCTGGCGTGATTTATAAAGATGTTCTTGTTCTGGGTTCGTCTGTATCGGAATTTGGCGATGCAGCGCCAGGCCATGTTCGGGGATTTGATGTCCGGACCGGAAAATTGCGGTGGATTTTTCATACCATCCCCCAGCCTGGCGAAGTGGGTTACGAAACCTGGCCACCGGAGGCGTATAAAAACATAGGCGGTGCAAATGCATGGAGTGGTATGGTGCTAGACGAAAAGCGGGGGATTGTGTATATGGGAACGGGCTCTGCTTCTTTTGATTTTTATGGCGGCAACCGGAAAGGACAAAATCTGTTTGCTAATTGTATTCTTGCCCTTAATGCCGAAACTGGTAAACGGGTATGGCATTTCCAGACCGTGCATCATGATCTATGGGACCGTGATTTGCCTTGTCCGCCCAACCTGGTAACGGTCACTCATAATGGACGAAAAATAGATGCTGTGGCGCAAGCTACCAAAGATGGCCTGATCTTCCTGCTTGACCGGGATACAGGAAAACCGCTTTTTCCGGTAGAAGAACGGCCGGTCTCAACGGCTGATGCCTTGCCAGGGGAACATCCCTGGCCTACCCAACCTTTTCCTTTAAAGCCTGCTCCTTTTTCCAGGCAAGTATTTACAGAAGCAGATATAACGGATATATCGCCTGAAGCAAATGCTTTTGTAAAAGAGCGGTTCAGGCAAACCCGTTCCGGCAATAAGTATATGCCACCCAGTATGGAAGGTACCTTGATTTATGGCATGGGCGGAGGTGCCGAGTGGGGAGGCAACGCTGCAGATCCGGAGGGAATCTTGTATCAGAATTCGAATGAAGCGGTTTGGGATCTACGCATGGTGGATATTGCCACCAGAAACAAAGAGATCACTTCCATGGGAAAAACCCTTTACCAGACAAATTGTGTATCCTGCCATGGGGTAGACCGGAAAGGAAGTGGACAAGGCTATCCCAGTCTGGTGAATATTGGAAACCGGCTTTCAAAGGAAGAAATTCAAACCACCATCAAAACCGGCAAAGGCCGTATGCCTGCTTTTGCCCATCTGTCTGGCAGAGACCGCAATGCAATTGTAAGTTACTTGCTTAACATAGAAAATAAGTCAAATTCTTCCCCTGAACATGGGCAAGCACCTGAAGTATCTGCAGAAAAGAAAGCCAAATTTCCCTATGAACCGCCTTTTGTTAACAATGGCTGGGTAAAATTCTTTGATCCCAATGGATATCCGGCAGTAAAACCACCCTGGGGAACCCTGAATGCGATTGACCTGAATACCGGCGAATATCTATGGAAAGTGCCTCTGGGTGAATTTCCGGAATTAGCCAAAAAAAGTATTCTGCAAACAGGAACCGAAAATTATGGCGGCCCGGTAGCAACCGCAGGCGGATTGCTATTTATTGGAGGAACAAAAGATGAAAAATTCCGTGCCTTTGATAAAAAAACCGGAAAAGTAGTCTGGGAATACCAGCTTCCGGCCGGAGGTTTTGCAACACCCATTACGTATCAGGCAGCAGGTAAACAATATGTGGTAATTGCTGCTGGCGGAGTCAAAAATGGCCACAAACCTGGTGGCTTATACATGGCATTTGCCTTGCCGTCCGGTAAATAA
- a CDS encoding SusD/RagB family nutrient-binding outer membrane lipoprotein has translation MKSFKIYILSLLAITGLHSGCDKGFDELNINKVDPTTLAPSFQLNKAITDATYLDGFGTLQHLTYEFGIVQQIITPYGSSLAGANYNQNNVSNTPNVWQNYYRNVLKQVGDVVERTSEDADRSNLYHSARIWKAYAFMILTDTYGDIPYFEGGKGYLEDIIQPKYDSQETIYKDILKELDEASAALDATKPTEPTEILYGGDIAKWKRFGYSLMLRAAMRLSKVEPSTAQSYVAKAVAGGLMQSNADNATMRHTALYNNYIAQHLAAREKTNFYLAAPFVNYLKENNDPRLAVIAIRYVGAKGGPEQVNARASTDPAVQVGMPMGFDNITINNVLQQNSVASLWDFSQVNLNTVLKIDAPEFFVTHAQTQLLLAEAVFRGWATGDAAALFSTGIRAHLEQMTLYDPKAAISEPAIQTYIQAHPLEAGKELELINTQYWVASFLSGPELFANFRRSGYPTLTKNPYPASEIAGDFIRRMPYPDSETIVNQANVNEAISRQGPNNLDTRVWWDK, from the coding sequence ATGAAATCATTTAAAATATATATACTAAGTCTGCTTGCCATTACTGGTTTGCATTCTGGCTGTGATAAGGGATTCGACGAGCTCAATATTAATAAAGTTGATCCGACCACACTGGCTCCTTCCTTTCAGTTGAACAAAGCGATTACCGATGCTACCTATCTGGATGGCTTTGGCACCTTGCAGCATCTCACCTATGAATTTGGCATTGTACAACAAATCATCACGCCCTATGGAAGTTCTTTAGCCGGCGCAAATTATAACCAGAACAATGTGTCCAATACACCGAATGTCTGGCAAAACTACTACCGGAACGTGCTCAAACAAGTAGGAGATGTGGTGGAAAGGACCAGTGAAGATGCAGACCGTTCTAATCTATATCATAGTGCCAGAATCTGGAAAGCGTATGCATTTATGATTTTAACGGATACCTATGGGGATATACCTTATTTTGAAGGAGGAAAAGGCTATCTGGAAGATATCATTCAACCTAAATACGATTCACAGGAAACTATTTACAAAGATATCTTAAAGGAACTGGATGAAGCCTCAGCCGCTTTGGATGCAACTAAACCTACAGAACCAACCGAAATTTTATATGGCGGTGATATTGCCAAGTGGAAACGCTTTGGCTATTCTCTCATGCTCAGAGCTGCGATGCGCCTAAGCAAAGTGGAACCCAGCACGGCTCAATCGTATGTGGCCAAAGCAGTGGCAGGCGGCTTAATGCAGTCAAATGCGGATAATGCGACGATGCGGCATACGGCGCTCTATAATAATTACATTGCCCAGCATCTGGCAGCCCGCGAAAAAACAAACTTCTACCTGGCTGCCCCTTTTGTCAATTATTTAAAAGAGAATAACGACCCTCGTCTGGCGGTTATTGCCATCCGGTATGTTGGGGCAAAAGGTGGTCCTGAGCAGGTGAATGCAAGAGCGTCTACCGATCCAGCTGTGCAGGTTGGAATGCCCATGGGCTTTGATAATATTACGATCAACAATGTATTGCAGCAAAATAGCGTTGCAAGTCTCTGGGATTTTTCGCAGGTAAATTTAAACACTGTACTCAAAATAGATGCTCCTGAGTTTTTTGTAACACATGCACAAACACAGTTACTACTGGCAGAAGCCGTCTTCCGGGGTTGGGCTACCGGTGATGCAGCCGCATTATTTTCAACTGGAATAAGGGCACACCTGGAGCAAATGACTTTGTATGATCCCAAAGCGGCCATCAGTGAACCTGCCATTCAAACCTATATTCAGGCTCATCCTTTAGAAGCTGGCAAAGAATTAGAACTGATCAATACACAATACTGGGTAGCTTCTTTTTTGAGCGGCCCTGAATTATTTGCAAATTTCCGCAGAAGCGGCTATCCAACTTTAACAAAAAATCCCTATCCTGCATCTGAAATTGCCGGGGATTTTATCCGGCGTATGCCTTACCCGGATAGCGAAACAATCGTGAACCAGGCAAATGTGAATGAAGCCATTAGCAGGCAGGGTCCTAATAATTTAGATACCAGAGTCTGGTGGGATAAATAA